In Pseudomonas glycinae, the DNA window TGTCGGCAGCGGAGTTCCGCTGGGCATGCTGGCCTACTGGCTCGCCGTGGGGTCGTCAGCGGCCTTCCCGGTGGCGGCAATCACCGAAGCATTGCTGTCGTCGCTGGCGCTATCGCTGGGTGGCGCGGGATTGTGTCTGGTGCTGGCAGTGCCGGTCGGGTTGCTGGTGGTGCGCTACAAAGGCCAACTGGCGATCTGGGCCGAGCGCCTGCCCTATCTGCTGCACGCCCTGCCGGGATTGGTGATCGCCCTGACGCTGGTGTATTTCGCCCTGCATTACGTGCCGGCGCTTTACCAGACCTCCGCGCTATTGCTGATCGCTTATGCACTGCTGTTTCTGCCACTGGCTCAGGCACCGATCCGTACGGCGCTGAACAAGGCGGCGCCGCAACTCGAAGAAGCCGCCCGCACGCTGGGCGCCTCTTCGTTCACGGCTTTCTGCCGGGTGACTCTACCGATCATCTTCCCGGCCCTGGGCGCAGCGTTTGCGCTGGTATTTCTGGATGCCATGAAGGAACTGACGGCGACGTTGCTGCTAAGCCCCACAGGGCTCAACACATTGGCGACGGAAGTCTGGGCGCACACCGCGAATGTCGAGTTCGCAGCCGCAGCGCCTTATGCGGCGCTGCTTATTGTGGTGTCAGGGTTGCCGGTGTACCTGCTGACGACCCGGATGTATTTGAGCCGATAAAAAAATCGCAGCCGAGGCTGCGATTTTTTTTGCCCGGACTATCAGGCCCGGAACTGCCCCAGACTGGCCTTGAGCTGCGCCGCCAGACCATCCAGCACCTTGCCGCTGGCCGTGGTCTCGACCACGGCCTGAGCGGCTTTCTCGGCCTGGGCATGAATCGTCTCGACGCGCCCACGCACAGCTTGCGCGCCCTGCGCCTGATGCGCCGCGGCCTGAGTCGCCAAACCAATCGCCGCATGCACCTGCTCGACCGACGCCTGCACCGACTGCTGCAAACGCGCGCTGTCACGCAGCACCAGCAAGCCTTCGCTGGCCTGACGCCCGGCCTGACCGATCGCCTCGACCGCTTCACGGGCGCCCTGCTGCAGGGCCACAATGTGCGCCTGGATGTCACCGGTGGAGCTTTGGGTCTTGCTCGCCAGCGCCCGGACCTCATCCGCCACCACCGCAAACCCGCGCCCGGTTTCACCGGCCCTTGCGGCCTCGATCGCAGCGTTGAGCGCCAGCAGGTTGGTCTGTTCGGCGATGCCGTGAATCACGGTCAGCACCACTTCGATCTGCTCGCTCTGCTGCGCCAGCCGCTCGATGACTTTCGCCCCGGTATCGACCTGCCCCGCCAGCGCCTCGATCAGGCTGCCGACCTTGGCCGAGGTGCGAGTGTTCTCGTCGGTGGCCTGGCGAATATCCACCACCTGCTTCAATGCGGCCTGCATCGCATGGCTTTCCGATTGCGCTTCATCGGCCATTTGCGACAGCGCCCGCAGACTCTCGGCCACTTCATCGCGCTGCATCCCGGCCGCCGCATCGGCACCGGCGTTGCGCAGGGTCATGGCGCCGATTTCCACACCGGTACGCTGAGCCACATCCCCGGCCTCGCGCACGATCGGCTGCAACTTGTCCACAAAGCGGTTGACCGCCGAAGCCATGTCGCCGATCTCATCCTTGCTGTTGATCTGCACGCGCTTGGTCAGATCGCCCTCGCCCGCCGCCAGATCATCCATGGCGGCGTTGAGCATTTTCAGACGATTGACGACCCGATGACCGAGCACCACTGCCAGCAGCAACAGCACCCCAGCCCCGACCAGCGCCAGGCCCATGCCGATGCGCCAGCGCAGCGTTGCAGCAGCATCCTGCACGGTACTGGTGGTGTTGGCTTTCATCTCGGCAGCCGTGGACTGCGCCGATTGCAGGCGAGCCTGCATGGCGGTGGCACTGTCGGCAGCAGCACCTTTGAGACTGTCGCCCACCAGTTGATCGCTGCTGGCAATCAACGCCGAGAAGCGCTGGTCGAGCGCCGCCAGATCGGTTTCAACCGAAGCGGTGGAGACGCCCATCAACACCTTGCCGATCTCCACGCCATTGGGGTTGATCGAGGCTTCCAGGTAGTAGACCGACGGATCGTTCTTCGCCGCATCCAGCACCTTGTCCAGCGCCCGCTCGCCCTGGCCTTTTTCCAAAAGGGCCTTGTTGATCGGGTTTTCGCGGTTGAGGTAGCGAGTCAGATGCTGGCCGGTGGCGTCGTCATACACCACGAACAGCACGTTGGGATTGCGCTGAGCCCGACGGGCGAATTCGGACAGGGTCGGCACGTCGCTGTCCCACATGGCACGGGGCGCCACCGAGGCCAGCAACTGGGCCATGTCATTGGCCGAATCCTTCAGGTCTTTTTCCAGAGTCGCACGCAGTTGCGCCTGCTCTTCCTTCAGACGCGAGGAAAGACCGGCGGTAAGACGCTGACGGGTACTAGAGGAAAGGTTGTCGAGACTCGACGTGACTTCACGCCCGGCCTGCTCCAGCTCACCGGACAACTTCTGGCTGTCGGCGCCCAGGCGAGTGCCGAGATCGGCTTCCAGCGCGGTGACGGTGCTCCGCGTCAGGGCGACGGCCACCAGCACTTGCACCAAAAGGGCGATACCAAGGGTAACGAACACAGGCCGCAACAAACGGCTTTGTAACAGTGAGAGAACGGCTGACACTTTGAATCCCTCTACTTCTGACGCCATTAATTTGATGGCACTCTTGTAGACAGAATCACAGCAAAGGTCATGCCGTCCAACAGGCATAAACGACAAAGGCCCCGATGAAGGGGCCTTTGTGTTTTTACATCAACGACTTATCAAGCGAACGGATGACGCAGCACGATGGTTTCGTTGCGGTCCGGGCCCGTCGAAATAATGTCGATCGGCGCGCCGATCAACTCTTCAACGCGTTTGATGTAGGCACGCGCGTTGGCCGGCAGCTCTTCCAGAGTCTTGGCGCCGACGGTCGATTCGCTCCAGCCCGGCACTTCTTCGTACACAGGCTGCAGGCCTACGTAGCTGTCAGCGTCAGTCGGGGCAACCGCGTTGCCTTGCGCATCTTTGTAGCCGGTACAGATGTTGATGGTTTCCAGGCCGTCGAGTACGTCCAGCTTGGTCAGGCAGATGCCCGAGATGCTGTTCACATCGATAGCGCGACGAAGGATAACGGCGTCGAACCAGCCGCAACGACGGGCACGGCCGGTGGTAGCGCCGAACTCGTGACCTTGCTTGGCCAGGTGCGCACCGACTTCGTCGAACAGCTCGGTCGGGAATGGGCCCGAACCCACGCGAGTGGTGTAAGCCTTGGTGATGCCCAGGATGTAGTCCAGGAACATCGGGCCAACGCCCGAGCCGGTAGCAACGCCACCCGCGGTGGTGTTGGAGCTGGTCACGTACGGGTAGGTGCCGTGGTCGATGTCGAGCAACGAACCCTGGGCACCTTCGAACATGATGTCTTTGCCGGCGCGACGCAGGTCGTGCAGCTCGGCAGTCACGTCCAGCATCAGCGGCTTGAGCAGCTCGGCGTATTCCTTGCACTCGGCCAGCGTCTTTTCGTACTCGATGGCAGGCTCTTTGTAGTAACCGACCAGCATGAAGTTGTGGTAGTCCACCAGTTCACGCAGCTTGTCTTCAAAGCGCGGCATGTTGAGCAGGTCGCCAACACGCAGACCACGACGTGCAACCTTGTCTTCGTAAGCCGGGCCGATGCCGCGACCGGTCGTACCGATCTTCAGCTCGCCGCGGGCCTTTTCACGGGCCTGGTCCAGCGCCACGTGGAAGGACAGGATCAGCGGGCAGGAAGGGCTGATACGCAGGCGCTCGCGCACCGGTACGCCTTTCTCTTCCAGCTTGGTGATCTCGCGCAGCA includes these proteins:
- a CDS encoding methyl-accepting chemotaxis protein, with amino-acid sequence MSAVLSLLQSRLLRPVFVTLGIALLVQVLVAVALTRSTVTALEADLGTRLGADSQKLSGELEQAGREVTSSLDNLSSSTRQRLTAGLSSRLKEEQAQLRATLEKDLKDSANDMAQLLASVAPRAMWDSDVPTLSEFARRAQRNPNVLFVVYDDATGQHLTRYLNRENPINKALLEKGQGERALDKVLDAAKNDPSVYYLEASINPNGVEIGKVLMGVSTASVETDLAALDQRFSALIASSDQLVGDSLKGAAADSATAMQARLQSAQSTAAEMKANTTSTVQDAAATLRWRIGMGLALVGAGVLLLLAVVLGHRVVNRLKMLNAAMDDLAAGEGDLTKRVQINSKDEIGDMASAVNRFVDKLQPIVREAGDVAQRTGVEIGAMTLRNAGADAAAGMQRDEVAESLRALSQMADEAQSESHAMQAALKQVVDIRQATDENTRTSAKVGSLIEALAGQVDTGAKVIERLAQQSEQIEVVLTVIHGIAEQTNLLALNAAIEAARAGETGRGFAVVADEVRALASKTQSSTGDIQAHIVALQQGAREAVEAIGQAGRQASEGLLVLRDSARLQQSVQASVEQVHAAIGLATQAAAHQAQGAQAVRGRVETIHAQAEKAAQAVVETTASGKVLDGLAAQLKASLGQFRA
- a CDS encoding adenylosuccinate synthase yields the protein MGKNVVVLGTQWGDEGKGKIVDLLTEHAAAVVRYQGGHNAGHTLVIDGEKTVLHLIPSGVLREGVQCLIGNGVVVAPDALLREITKLEEKGVPVRERLRISPSCPLILSFHVALDQAREKARGELKIGTTGRGIGPAYEDKVARRGLRVGDLLNMPRFEDKLRELVDYHNFMLVGYYKEPAIEYEKTLAECKEYAELLKPLMLDVTAELHDLRRAGKDIMFEGAQGSLLDIDHGTYPYVTSSNTTAGGVATGSGVGPMFLDYILGITKAYTTRVGSGPFPTELFDEVGAHLAKQGHEFGATTGRARRCGWFDAVILRRAIDVNSISGICLTKLDVLDGLETINICTGYKDAQGNAVAPTDADSYVGLQPVYEEVPGWSESTVGAKTLEELPANARAYIKRVEELIGAPIDIISTGPDRNETIVLRHPFA